In the genome of Ferrovibrio terrae, the window GGTGGTGAGATCGGGCACCACCTCGGGCACATGCACGCCGGTTTCTTGACCCAGCATCGCGCCGTAGAGCCGCATATGGCGGCTTTCGAGTTCGTAGTCGAGTTCTTCACGCAGCCTTGCCGCGATCTCGTCGTGGATATGACGCGTGTCGATGGCGGCGTCGTAGCGACGGTAGATGCCGAAGATCAGCTTGAGCTGCCGCAGGTCGGCCTCCACCGCCGAGGCCATGTCGGGATACTGCAGCTTCACGGCAAGTTGTCTGCCGTCTTTGGCGGTGGCGCGATGCACCTGGCCGAGGCTGGCGGCAGCCGACGCGGTCAGGTCGAAGCTGCTGAACCTCGACTGCCATTGCGGCCCGAGCTCGGCCACCATGCGGCGCCTGACGAAGGCCTGGCCCATCGCCGGCGCATTGGCCTGCAGCTGCGCCAGTTCCTGCACGTATTCCTTGGGCAGCGCGTCGGGGATGGTGGACATGATCTGCGCCACCTTCATCAGCGGGCCCTTCAGCCCGCCCAATGCGGTGCGCAGATCGGCCGCATGCTGGGCGCGATCCATCCTGACGCCCAGCACACGCTCGGCGCCGAGCCTTGCGGCCAACCCACCGACCGACGCGCCGACCTTGGCGTAGCGGCGGACACGGCCGAACGGGCTGTCCTGATCTGCCATCAGGAAAGCTGCTCCAGCTCGTCGATGAAGCCTTCGATCACGCCAAGCCCCTTCGACCAGAAGGCCGGATCGGAGGCGTCGAGGCCGAAGGGTTCGAGCAGCTCCTTGTGCCGCAGCGTGCCGCCGGCGCGCAGCATGGTGAAATACTTCTCCTGGAAGCCCTGTTCGGCATCCTGGTAGCGCGCATAGAGCGCATTCACCAGGCAGTCGCCGAAGGCATAGGCATAGACATAGAAGGGCGAATGCACGAAATGCGGGATGTAGCACCAGAATGAATTGTAATCCGGGTCGAGCTTGATCGCCGGGCCGAGGCTCTCGCCCTGCACGCCCATCCAGATTTCGCCGATGCGATCCGGCGTCAGTTCGCCGTCGCGGCGCGCGGCATGCAGATTGCGCTCGAATTTGAAGAAAGCGGTCTGGCGCACCACGGTGTTGATCATGTCCTCGACTTTCGAGGCCAGCATGATCTTGCGGCGTTCGGGACCTGCGGCATCCAGCAGCGCGCGGAAGGTGAGCTGCTCGCCGAACACGGACGCGGTTTCCGCCAGCGTCAGCGGCGTATCCGACATCAGCGGGCCCTGCTCGGCGGCCAGCAGCTGGTGCACGCCATGGCCGAGTTCGTGAGCCAGAGTCATCACATCACGCGTGCGGCCCTGGTAGTTGAGCAGCAGATACGGATGCGCGCTCGGCACCGTGGGATGCGCAAACGCACCCGACGCCTTGCCCGGCCGCGCCGGCGCGTCGATCCAGGCATTGTCAAAGAACTTTTTGCCCAGATCGGCCAGCTCCGGCGAGAAGCGGCCATAGGCCTTGAGCACGGTGTCGCGCGCCTCGTCCCAGCCGATCATGCGGTCGCTGTCTTCCGGCAGTGGCGCATTGCGGTCCCACCAGTTGAGCTTTTTTGTGCCCATCCACTTCGCCTTCAGCTTGTAATAGCGATGCGAGAGTTTCGGATAGGCCGCCGTCACGGCATCGGTCAGCGCATCGACCACTTCGGGCTCGACGCAGTTGGACAGGTGGCGATAGGCCTCCGGCGTCGGATATTTGCGCCAGCGGTCTTCCACCTCTTTGTCCTTGATCAGCGTGTTGCTGATCAGGGCAAACAGCCGGATATTCTGCTTGAACACTTTCGCCAGCGTCCTGGCCGCGAGTTTACGCGTCTTCGCGTCCTTGTCCGACAGCTTGTGCAGCACCTGCTCGGCGGTCAGCTGCTCCTTGCCCCAGGTGAAGCGCAGCCCGGCCATGGTTTCGTCGAACAGGCGGTTCCAGGCCGCTCTGCCAGCCACCGATTTCTCGTGAAGAAGCCGTTCGAGTTCGTCATCGAGCTGGTGATCGCGGAACAGCCGCAGGTCGCGCAGCCAGGGGCGATAATGCGCCAGCTTGCCCGACTCCATGTATTTCTTCTCAAGCGCAGTCTCTTCGATGCGGTTGATCTCGAGCGTGAAGAACAGCAGCTTCGTGCCGATGTCGTTCAGCTTCTCCTGCATGTCCTGATAGAAGCCGGCAATCTTCGGATCGGCCATGTCGCCGGCATAGGCCAGCGAGGCATAGGAATACATCCGGCCGATCAGATCATGCAGCTCCTCGTATTCGACGATCACGCCGGCGAGCTGTTCGCCGCTGGCGCCGGCAACCTTGCCCTTCCACTGCTGCTCCAGCTTCACGGCGCGCTCGGCCACACTGGCGAGATCG includes:
- a CDS encoding M3 family oligoendopeptidase, whose product is MAPQPSPAVSTASTAPANDLGTLPVWDLTDLYPGLESPELKRDLASVAERAVKLEQQWKGKVAGASGEQLAGVIVEYEELHDLIGRMYSYASLAYAGDMADPKIAGFYQDMQEKLNDIGTKLLFFTLEINRIEETALEKKYMESGKLAHYRPWLRDLRLFRDHQLDDELERLLHEKSVAGRAAWNRLFDETMAGLRFTWGKEQLTAEQVLHKLSDKDAKTRKLAARTLAKVFKQNIRLFALISNTLIKDKEVEDRWRKYPTPEAYRHLSNCVEPEVVDALTDAVTAAYPKLSHRYYKLKAKWMGTKKLNWWDRNAPLPEDSDRMIGWDEARDTVLKAYGRFSPELADLGKKFFDNAWIDAPARPGKASGAFAHPTVPSAHPYLLLNYQGRTRDVMTLAHELGHGVHQLLAAEQGPLMSDTPLTLAETASVFGEQLTFRALLDAAGPERRKIMLASKVEDMINTVVRQTAFFKFERNLHAARRDGELTPDRIGEIWMGVQGESLGPAIKLDPDYNSFWCYIPHFVHSPFYVYAYAFGDCLVNALYARYQDAEQGFQEKYFTMLRAGGTLRHKELLEPFGLDASDPAFWSKGLGVIEGFIDELEQLS